Within the Medicago truncatula cultivar Jemalong A17 chromosome 4, MtrunA17r5.0-ANR, whole genome shotgun sequence genome, the region TGAAGTAGTGACACTCATTTAGCTGATAAACAATGGTTTTGAAAAGCAATTTGCGTAGACCCAACTCAGACCCTGTTCTTTCTTAATCATTGGCCTGCAACAAATCTCTTGAATAATGATCTCCTTTAAGGGTATGCcttgttatttattgctgaacTAAATCTTTCCCAATTAACTTTGAAATACTTTTCTGGATTCCAGCACTTACATGTTTTATTGATGGCCCACCATTTACATTGCAAAGGGTCTGTGAGGTATGTTTGCTTCTTTTATCCATTCTGCATTATTATATTCTGGGTCCAATATCCATCAAGGTTAACATGATAGTATAGAACAGTGTTGTCTGATATTTTGTATGGCACAGATTCTATTGGAGGCAAAAAACATTTATCCAAATCTTTCCAAGCTTGCTTTAGCTCTTGAAAAGGTATGCTTCATAATATAGCATGTGCACTGCTTTTCAAATTTGTTATATTTACAACAATAAAGATCCTGTATTTGTAAATGGTTAATCATGCATTTTATGGTTGGCACATGAATTATAGATAACTTGGTTAAACATTTTGCTTGACTTCTGTATGGTGTTTTTCTCTGTAGAATTTGTTAGTTACATCTACGTTGACAATTTGCACTGATCCTTATCCACAAGATCCAGTACAAGAACCAGATGACCAAGAGAAGGCAAGTGAAATGCAGCAGCAGCAATCTGATGGTGCACAAAATGGCACTGAGACTGAGCCTGAGCCTCTTGTACCAGACACAGATGAAGTTATGGTTGAGGCTGATACGAGTGATGATGTGGCCGTTGAAATGGAAACTTTTGAAGATGCTAAATCATCAGAATTAGATTCTGAGCcaaatcttgaccaaaaaacaGATTCCGAGCAAAATATTGATCAAAAAATAGATTCCGAGCCAAATGCTAATAATGCACAAGCTTCTTGATTATTACTGTCCATATTTAAATCTATAAACCGATGAGCATAGACTCGGATATTTTCTCGCAGTGAGTTCCAAATGCTGAGAACAAAGTGTTTTGGGATCATTTGATAGTGTTTAATGCTCTGGTCTGGTAATAGTTAGAGCAAAGCATTTCATAGCAATTAGAATCAGAACAGCTTTCCTGTTTTGTATCTATTGGATGCTAATGCTTGTATTAGTGACATGAGCTTGTATAACTCGGTGTAATCTGCTTTTCATTTGTGCTCtgatgttatattcaaaattagTTCTTGAACTTCGCAATCCTTGTCGCCATGCCCTCTGCAGCAACTATGTTAGTTGCTACTATATTGGTTGGTTTTTGTGATTATTGAGGTTATCCGGTCAACTTGTAACATCTTGTACAATCATATTTGCTTTCTTGCTTAAAAATTAATGGCGGTCCCTTCCCTTGTTTATCCTAAATAGAGGCAACTGAACATCTATTCAAACTTGAAAAAAGGAATAGACTACTCAGGTGTTACAACGATTAGAGTCTGCCGACTTACGCATGTGTCGAACTTTGCAGAAAAACACGGTTTGAGAAGGGAGCAAGTAGAAATTAGTCAAACTATACGTTCCTAAAGAAAGTGATATGAAGCTACTATTAATAAATTTGTGTCTATTATCtattctatatataaataatacattattTTCGggtaaatttgtttataagaatgttatattattgatgacattcaaaaagataagacaaAAATTTATCATAATTGTTATATAGGTGATGATGTCATTGAAAACGATAAATAgaatttgttacaatataaaaatgaaaaatatatatacctatatttttaattaaaatcaaaataattttaatcagaatttcataaaatttacaTGAGTGGATTGACGGATTATACATGAGTGGATTGACGGAtatagaatattttatttttgtattgatTGATTATTGAGGGAAACATATATGATAGGtactaattttaatttatattagttGTT harbors:
- the LOC11441662 gene encoding serine/threonine-protein phosphatase 4 regulatory subunit 2-A — translated: MMETQPQENMQQPPVVSSSDGTDNLQNDAAVADVSNHIDTVAKEEVKSDASRDEVVRILQAIASTGKFWHDWDNLKSMLSFQLKQVLSEYPEAKLTSEQQCASLGESYSDLVNKLDEALTCFIDGPPFTLQRVCEILLEAKNIYPNLSKLALALEKNLLVTSTLTICTDPYPQDPVQEPDDQEKASEMQQQQSDGAQNGTETEPEPLVPDTDEVMVEADTSDDVAVEMETFEDAKSSELDSEPNLDQKTDSEQNIDQKIDSEPNANNAQAS